In the genome of Chlamydia trachomatis A/HAR-13, one region contains:
- a CDS encoding NhaD family Na+:H+ antiporter, translating to MLKFQLCLLFLFGYLAIVFEHIVRVNKSAVSLAMGGLMWLVCFSHIPHIDHVMMVEEIADMAQVIFFLFAAMAIVELIDAHRGFSIVVRCCNVESRSVLLWVLLTLSFFLSAALDNLTSIIIIISILKRLVKAREDRLLLGALCVIGVNAGGAWTPLGDVTTTMLWINDKISTSGIITTLFLPSVVCVVIAGICGQLLLKKRRCSGLSEDLDREPALPKSNLIACVGFGSLLMVPMWKAVLGVPPFMGALLGLGLVWLVSDWIHSPHGEGRNHLRMPHILTRIDISSVTFFIGILLAVNALTYSHVLRDLSVSMDALFSRNTLAVLLGLVSSVLDNVPLVAATIGMYDLPMNDPLWKLIAYTAGTGGSILIIGSAAGVAYMGMEKVSFSWYVKHASWIALASYFGGLAVYFLMENCVSLFV from the coding sequence ATGTTAAAGTTCCAGTTATGTTTGTTATTTCTGTTCGGATATCTCGCGATCGTTTTTGAACATATTGTTCGAGTAAACAAGTCTGCCGTATCTCTTGCTATGGGAGGCTTGATGTGGTTAGTTTGTTTTTCCCATATACCGCACATTGATCACGTCATGATGGTCGAAGAAATTGCAGACATGGCACAAGTCATTTTCTTCTTATTTGCTGCGATGGCAATTGTGGAACTCATCGATGCTCATAGAGGATTTTCTATTGTAGTGCGTTGTTGTAATGTTGAATCCAGAAGCGTGCTGCTTTGGGTATTACTTACCCTTTCTTTTTTCCTTTCCGCAGCCTTAGATAACCTGACATCCATTATTATTATTATTTCTATTCTAAAGCGTCTGGTGAAAGCTCGAGAGGATCGGCTGCTACTAGGAGCTCTATGCGTGATTGGAGTAAACGCAGGAGGAGCTTGGACTCCTTTAGGGGATGTGACTACGACTATGCTTTGGATTAACGATAAGATTTCTACGTCGGGTATTATTACTACGCTATTTCTTCCTAGTGTTGTCTGTGTAGTGATCGCAGGAATCTGTGGGCAATTATTACTAAAAAAACGTCGTTGTTCAGGATTGTCAGAGGATTTGGATAGAGAACCGGCGCTCCCTAAGAGTAACCTGATTGCCTGTGTTGGCTTTGGTTCTTTGCTCATGGTTCCTATGTGGAAAGCTGTATTAGGAGTTCCTCCTTTTATGGGGGCTTTATTGGGACTGGGTTTAGTTTGGTTGGTGAGTGATTGGATTCACTCTCCTCATGGTGAGGGGCGTAATCATTTGCGTATGCCGCATATTTTAACGCGTATCGATATTTCTTCTGTTACATTCTTTATAGGGATTCTGTTGGCTGTTAATGCGCTAACCTACTCTCATGTATTACGGGATTTATCTGTGAGTATGGATGCGCTATTTTCTCGTAACACGCTTGCTGTTCTTTTAGGTTTAGTCTCTAGCGTTTTAGATAATGTGCCATTAGTCGCTGCAACAATAGGTATGTATGACTTACCTATGAACGATCCTCTTTGGAAACTCATTGCCTATACAGCAGGCACAGGGGGAAGTATTCTCATCATTGGATCCGCTGCAGGTGTTGCCTACATGGGAATGGAAAAAGTGAGTTTCAGCTGGTATGTCAAACACGCTTCTTGGATTGCTTTAGCCAGTTATTTTGGAGGTCTAGCAGTCTATTTTCTAATGGAAAATTGTGTGAGTTTGTTCGTCTGA
- a CDS encoding protease-like activity factor CPAF, with product MKMNRIWLLLLTFSSAIHSPVQGESLVCKNALQDLSFLEHLLQVKYAPKTWKEQYLGWDLVQSSVSAQQKLRTQENPSTSFCQQVLADFIGGLNDFHAGVTFFAIESAYLPYTVQKSSDGRFYFVDIMTFSSEIRVGDELLEVDGAPVQDVLATLYGSNHKGTAAEESAALRTLFSRMASLGHKVPSGRTTLKIRRPFGTTREVRVKWRYVPEGVGDLATIAPSIRAPQLQKSMRSFFPKKDDAFHRSSSLFYSPMVPHFWAELRNHYATSGLKSGYNIGSTDGFLPVIGPVIWESEGLFRAYISSVTDGDGKSHKVGFLRIPTYSWQDMEDFDPSGPPPWEEFAKIIQVFSSNTEALIIDQTNNPGGSVLYLYALLSMLTDRPLELPKHRMILTQDEVVDALDWLTLLENVDTNVESRLALGDNMEGYTVDLQVAEYLKSFGRQVLNCWSKGDIELSTPIPLFGFEKIHPHPRVQYSKPICVLINEQDFSCADFFPVVLKDNDRALIVGTRTAGAGGFVFNVQFPNRTGIKTCSLTGSLAVREHGAFIENIGVEPHIDLPFTANDIRYKGYSEYLDKVKKLVCQLINNDGTIILAEDGSF from the coding sequence ATGAAAATGAATAGGATTTGGCTATTACTGCTTACCTTTTCTTCTGCCATACATTCTCCTGTACAAGGAGAAAGCTTGGTTTGCAAGAATGCTCTTCAAGATTTGAGTTTTTTAGAGCATTTATTACAGGTTAAATATGCTCCTAAAACATGGAAAGAGCAATACTTAGGATGGGATCTTGTTCAAAGCTCCGTTTCTGCACAGCAGAAGCTTCGTACACAAGAAAATCCATCAACAAGTTTTTGCCAGCAGGTCCTTGCTGATTTTATCGGAGGATTAAATGACTTTCACGCTGGAGTAACTTTCTTTGCGATAGAAAGTGCTTACCTTCCTTATACCGTACAAAAAAGTAGTGACGGCCGTTTCTACTTTGTAGATATCATGACTTTTTCTTCAGAGATCCGTGTTGGAGATGAGTTGCTAGAGGTGGATGGGGCGCCTGTCCAAGATGTACTCGCTACTCTATATGGAAGCAATCACAAAGGGACTGCAGCTGAAGAGTCGGCTGCTTTAAGAACACTATTTTCTCGCATGGCCTCTTTAGGGCACAAAGTACCTTCTGGGCGCACTACTTTAAAGATTCGTCGTCCTTTTGGTACTACGAGAGAAGTTCGTGTGAAATGGCGTTATGTTCCTGAAGGTGTAGGAGATTTGGCTACCATAGCTCCTTCTATCAGGGCTCCACAGTTACAGAAATCGATGAGAAGCTTTTTCCCTAAGAAAGATGATGCGTTTCATCGGTCTAGTTCGCTATTCTACTCTCCAATGGTTCCGCATTTTTGGGCAGAGCTTCGCAATCATTATGCAACGAGTGGTTTGAAAAGCGGGTACAATATTGGGAGTACCGATGGGTTTCTCCCTGTCATTGGGCCTGTTATATGGGAGTCGGAGGGTCTTTTCCGCGCTTATATTTCTTCGGTGACTGATGGGGATGGTAAGAGCCATAAAGTAGGATTTCTAAGAATTCCTACATATAGTTGGCAGGACATGGAAGATTTTGATCCTTCAGGACCGCCTCCTTGGGAAGAATTTGCTAAGATTATTCAAGTATTTTCTTCTAATACAGAAGCTTTGATTATCGACCAAACGAACAACCCAGGTGGTAGTGTCCTTTATCTTTATGCACTGCTTTCCATGTTGACAGACCGTCCTTTAGAACTTCCTAAACATAGAATGATTCTGACTCAGGATGAAGTGGTTGATGCTTTAGATTGGTTAACCCTGTTGGAAAACGTAGACACAAACGTGGAATCTCGCCTTGCTCTGGGAGACAACATGGAAGGATATACTGTGGATCTACAGGTTGCCGAGTATTTAAAAAGCTTTGGACGTCAAGTATTGAATTGTTGGAGTAAAGGGGATATCGAGTTATCAACGCCTATTCCTCTTTTTGGTTTTGAGAAGATTCATCCACATCCTCGAGTTCAATACTCTAAACCGATTTGTGTTTTGATCAATGAGCAAGACTTTTCTTGTGCTGACTTCTTCCCTGTAGTTTTGAAAGACAATGATCGAGCTCTTATTGTTGGTACTCGAACAGCTGGAGCTGGAGGATTTGTCTTTAATGTGCAGTTCCCAAATAGAACTGGAATAAAAACTTGTTCTTTAACAGGATCATTAGCTGTTAGAGAGCATGGTGCCTTCATTGAGAACATCGGAGTCGAACCGCATATCGATCTGCCTTTTACAGCGAATGATATTCGCTATAAAGGCTATTCCGAGTATCTTGATAAGGTCAAAAAATTGGTTTGTCAGCTGATCAATAACGACGGTACCATTATTCTTGCGGAAGATGGTAGTTTTTAA
- the ispH gene encoding 4-hydroxy-3-methylbut-2-enyl diphosphate reductase produces MRKIILCSPRGFCAGVIRAIQTVEVALEKWGRPIYVKHEIVHNRHVVDKLREKGAIFIEDLQEVPRNSRVIFSAHGVPPSVREEAAERGLIAIDATCGLVTKVHSAVKMYAKKGYHIILIGKRKHVEIIGIRGEAPDQITVVENIAEVEALPFSAQDPLFYVTQTTLSMDDAADIVAALKARYPRIFTLPSSSICYATQNRQGALRNILPQVDFVYVIGDSQSSNSNRLREVAERRGVTARLVNHPDEVTEEILQYSGNIGITAGASTPEDVVQACLMKLQELIPDLSIEMDLFVEEDTVFQLPKEL; encoded by the coding sequence ATGCGTAAAATTATACTCTGTTCGCCTAGAGGCTTCTGTGCGGGAGTTATTCGTGCGATACAGACGGTTGAAGTAGCCCTGGAGAAGTGGGGGAGACCTATTTATGTAAAGCATGAGATTGTACATAATCGGCATGTCGTAGATAAATTACGGGAGAAAGGGGCTATTTTTATTGAAGATTTGCAAGAAGTTCCTCGTAATAGTCGAGTGATTTTTTCCGCACACGGAGTTCCCCCTTCCGTAAGAGAAGAAGCTGCGGAAAGAGGATTGATTGCTATTGATGCGACATGTGGACTGGTTACGAAAGTGCATTCTGCAGTCAAAATGTACGCTAAAAAAGGGTATCACATCATCCTTATAGGCAAAAGAAAGCACGTTGAGATTATTGGGATACGCGGAGAAGCCCCCGATCAAATCACTGTGGTAGAAAATATCGCTGAAGTTGAAGCGCTGCCTTTTAGTGCTCAAGATCCTTTGTTTTATGTAACGCAAACGACATTGAGTATGGATGATGCTGCTGATATTGTTGCGGCTTTGAAGGCTCGTTATCCTCGAATCTTTACATTACCCAGTTCTTCTATCTGCTATGCTACACAGAACCGACAAGGAGCTTTACGAAATATCCTTCCTCAGGTCGACTTTGTGTATGTAATAGGGGACTCTCAAAGCTCCAACTCAAATCGTTTGAGAGAAGTGGCAGAGAGACGAGGAGTTACTGCTAGACTTGTCAATCATCCTGATGAAGTCACAGAAGAAATTTTACAATATTCAGGAAATATCGGCATAACCGCTGGGGCTTCTACTCCAGAAGATGTTGTGCAAGCTTGTTTAATGAAATTACAAGAGCTGATTCCTGATTTGTCTATAGAAATGGATCTTTTTGTAGAAGAAGATACAGTATTTCAGTTGCCTAAGGAATTATAA
- a CDS encoding type III secretion system translocon subunit CopD2 encodes MTITVPQETLPSLQTIATGEQVETSCEEASALSNEIQLLEPGQAAILRSLSDLCLSVIEQTEKTLPHSKHSPSFRESCPLKYLSQQTSASSRTQESATAEQQSLTPTPTPQKTPTQTLHNKPSTPISHKSFVQGRVQISPQHSTPLRNIPVIISLPNTQQALTDREPIQNSNCNPTLSVTIFNKESSSSSKKDSAASREQSSSHSSSLQKNLSSPRAALLSPMALFETTAQKETLAREGLLHEREDLSQEGDRDHHQSDQQQEEKEDLAISASFLSHSKKRREHHFDPEYLPEEIREFALSEAQLSQLLHIRLNHLDILRICAEIMKLMLNGREQDLLERRSTRTHFMQEAKKIADSFAKQARITKWLGIATATLGIFGGISPIIGEVGGEGLLNVIRKATGGWQQASSKTFFEGMGKVCSSLSELAKVSSTVYDLRANAVRTIAESYKELFRLEHDEMLRSIEELKDHWRNMDSFLLQILQTQHDAVRSLYQ; translated from the coding sequence ATGACGATAACAGTACCCCAAGAGACACTACCTTCATTACAAACAATAGCAACAGGAGAGCAGGTAGAGACTTCTTGTGAAGAAGCCTCTGCCCTCTCCAATGAAATACAGCTGCTTGAACCAGGTCAAGCAGCAATCCTTCGGAGCCTTTCCGATCTCTGTTTATCTGTTATTGAGCAGACAGAAAAAACTCTTCCTCATTCGAAACATTCTCCTTCTTTCCGAGAAAGCTGTCCTTTGAAATATCTGTCTCAACAAACTTCTGCTTCTTCTCGAACACAAGAATCTGCCACAGCAGAACAGCAGTCTTTAACACCCACCCCTACACCTCAAAAGACTCCGACCCAGACTCTACATAATAAGCCTTCTACCCCGATATCTCATAAATCTTTCGTACAAGGACGCGTACAGATATCTCCCCAACATTCCACTCCTTTACGAAATATACCTGTTATCATTTCGTTACCCAACACGCAACAGGCTCTTACCGATCGGGAACCTATTCAAAACTCAAATTGTAACCCTACACTCTCTGTTACTATCTTCAACAAAGAAAGCTCTTCTTCCTCGAAGAAAGATTCCGCTGCTTCAAGAGAGCAATCTTCTTCCCATTCTTCCTCATTGCAAAAGAATCTCTCTTCACCTCGTGCAGCACTTCTTAGCCCAATGGCTCTATTTGAAACAACAGCCCAAAAAGAAACTCTCGCGAGAGAAGGACTCTTACACGAACGAGAAGACCTATCTCAAGAAGGAGATCGTGACCATCATCAATCGGATCAACAACAAGAAGAAAAAGAAGATCTTGCCATCTCTGCAAGCTTTCTTTCTCATAGTAAAAAACGACGCGAGCACCACTTTGATCCTGAGTATTTACCAGAGGAAATTCGTGAGTTTGCTCTTTCTGAAGCCCAGCTCAGTCAATTGCTTCACATACGCCTGAATCATCTAGATATTCTGCGTATCTGCGCGGAAATCATGAAACTGATGCTCAATGGCCGTGAACAGGATCTTCTTGAACGCCGATCCACCCGAACACACTTCATGCAGGAAGCGAAGAAAATCGCGGACTCCTTTGCAAAACAGGCTCGAATTACAAAATGGCTTGGCATTGCTACAGCTACCCTGGGTATTTTCGGAGGTATCTCCCCTATCATTGGGGAAGTAGGTGGAGAAGGACTTCTCAATGTCATTCGAAAAGCAACAGGTGGTTGGCAACAAGCCTCATCAAAAACATTTTTTGAGGGGATGGGGAAAGTGTGTTCTTCTCTGTCTGAACTAGCTAAAGTCTCCTCAACAGTCTATGATCTCCGTGCCAATGCAGTACGAACAATCGCTGAGAGTTATAAAGAACTGTTTCGCTTAGAACACGACGAAATGCTTCGATCGATAGAAGAGCTTAAAGATCATTGGCGAAACATGGATAGCTTCTTGCTACAGATCTTACAAACGCAACATGATGCAGTCCGCAGCCTCTACCAATAG
- a CDS encoding type III secretion system translocon subunit CopB2: MSSWFAQATDVALSQTLDLPDASLAIQTEKFPYSYSISKESAPSCIQKIFAHLASQKESAPLSFSRLQPTTPKERILFFGSSPSSQLSSTVRTTTSSPWNLFSNSQTRNSTRKLSEKLHFSSELSARDSTKPSSSEPIKPSENLLHTPEHHKELFSSLKKDNLSPIMEEIDSFSAETESLEERLVTQKKEETVAQEQKHPLLRTSTPPSKASGESQDSSEHSSKEDPHSQQPSHKIQRRKERAKRVVPIIIPPTVGIFSLSYLLTKQGILADFSAYSAYKDNLETTQQELTMLHQERIEQVQKIVDKSKTTRFWDSLASIVATIIPWIEMGVAVTIIALGGGILSWCSLFAALIMIVISLLEAFDGWRAIAKHLPGNDLEKKMRYLGYVKLALTVFSCLLSLSALYVVKLGMSPLLEGVVKSIAPALSGMLGLTQGVALYLQSSSQKIRACCTQIDARIELINWERDEYFLRAEQLLDSMQTSFEQLTETLQLQREIDQTFTDALR, encoded by the coding sequence ATGTCATCCTGGTTTGCTCAAGCGACAGACGTCGCTCTCTCTCAAACTCTCGATCTACCAGATGCTTCTCTGGCCATCCAGACAGAAAAATTCCCTTATTCTTACTCTATATCTAAGGAGAGCGCTCCTTCTTGCATACAAAAGATCTTTGCGCATCTTGCTTCTCAAAAAGAATCCGCCCCGCTTTCTTTCTCTAGACTACAGCCGACTACACCTAAAGAGCGCATCTTATTCTTTGGAAGCTCTCCCTCTTCCCAACTCTCCTCTACTGTACGCACTACAACATCTTCTCCTTGGAACCTTTTTTCAAACAGCCAGACTCGAAACTCCACGCGTAAACTATCAGAGAAACTACACTTTTCATCAGAGCTTAGTGCTAGAGACAGCACAAAACCCTCTTCTTCGGAGCCTATTAAACCTTCAGAGAACCTTCTTCACACTCCTGAACACCACAAGGAGTTATTTAGCTCTCTCAAAAAGGACAATCTGTCTCCTATCATGGAAGAAATAGATAGCTTCTCCGCTGAAACTGAGTCTCTAGAGGAAAGGTTAGTGACACAAAAAAAAGAAGAAACCGTTGCACAAGAACAAAAACATCCTCTACTTAGAACCTCCACCCCTCCTTCCAAAGCATCAGGAGAAAGTCAAGACTCGTCCGAGCACTCTTCGAAAGAAGACCCTCATTCTCAGCAACCTTCTCACAAAATACAAAGAAGAAAGGAACGAGCCAAAAGAGTTGTTCCTATCATCATACCACCTACTGTAGGGATCTTCTCTTTAAGCTACCTTCTCACTAAACAAGGTATCCTTGCAGATTTTTCTGCCTATTCTGCCTACAAAGACAATCTAGAAACGACTCAGCAAGAATTAACCATGTTGCACCAAGAACGAATCGAACAGGTGCAGAAAATTGTTGATAAGTCTAAAACCACGCGATTTTGGGATTCTCTAGCGAGCATCGTCGCTACAATCATCCCTTGGATAGAAATGGGGGTCGCTGTAACCATCATAGCGCTTGGAGGTGGCATCCTTTCCTGGTGTTCCCTTTTCGCAGCTTTAATCATGATAGTCATATCCCTTTTAGAAGCTTTTGATGGTTGGAGAGCTATTGCAAAACATCTTCCCGGGAATGATCTAGAAAAAAAAATGCGTTATCTAGGTTATGTCAAACTGGCCTTAACTGTTTTTAGCTGTCTGCTATCCCTTTCTGCCCTTTATGTTGTTAAATTGGGAATGAGTCCTCTGTTGGAAGGCGTTGTAAAATCTATTGCACCAGCATTATCCGGAATGCTTGGCTTGACACAAGGTGTTGCCCTCTATTTACAATCAAGCAGTCAAAAAATTCGTGCATGCTGTACTCAAATCGATGCACGCATCGAATTAATAAATTGGGAACGCGATGAATATTTTTTACGTGCTGAACAACTCCTTGACTCTATGCAAACCTCTTTTGAACAACTCACAGAAACTTTACAATTACAACGAGAAATTGACCAAACGTTTACAGACGCCTTACGATAG
- the scc3 gene encoding SycD/LcrH family type III secretion system chaperone Scc3 — MPPSKIQCLETFKRTYGHLYLQHASLMRHLAYLLDKIARSYHHMCPLPDNMEAYFENYIPNKDIPLDTYQKIFKLSSEDLEQVYKEGYNAYLQGDYEESSTAFYWLIFFNPFVSKFWFSLGASLHMLQKYQQALHAYGVAALLREKDPYPHYYAYICYTLLNNPEEAEKALDLAWQKVKTSSAYSSLKEEILAIKSYA, encoded by the coding sequence ATGCCACCAAGCAAGATCCAATGTCTTGAAACTTTTAAAAGAACTTATGGACACCTTTATCTACAACATGCGTCCCTAATGCGTCATTTAGCCTATCTACTCGATAAAATTGCTCGCTCTTACCATCATATGTGTCCGCTTCCCGATAATATGGAAGCGTACTTTGAGAATTATATCCCCAATAAGGATATCCCTCTGGACACCTATCAAAAGATTTTCAAATTGTCCTCAGAAGATCTTGAACAAGTCTACAAGGAAGGATACAACGCCTATTTACAAGGAGACTATGAGGAAAGTTCTACCGCTTTTTACTGGTTGATTTTCTTTAACCCATTTGTGTCTAAATTTTGGTTTTCATTAGGAGCTTCGCTCCATATGCTCCAAAAATATCAACAAGCTCTTCATGCTTATGGTGTAGCTGCTTTGCTGAGAGAAAAAGACCCTTATCCTCATTACTATGCCTACATCTGCTACACCCTGCTCAATAATCCTGAAGAAGCTGAAAAAGCTCTTGATCTTGCTTGGCAAAAAGTAAAAACAAGCTCTGCCTATAGCTCTTTAAAAGAAGAAATTTTGGCGATCAAATCGTACGCCTAA
- a CDS encoding site-specific tyrosine recombinase XerD codes for MTPSALFHKRLIEQFTIFLSVDHGISPLSVQAYCQDVLLFLQRASIEATDRINQESVFLFVEKCHKAKESETTLARRLIALKVFFHFLKDAKMLDQQPFIEHPKIWKRLPSILSTEEVNSLLDQPLNIPNLDTHIASRDAAILYTFYATGIRVSELCDLCIGDISDDFIRVTGKGRKTRLVPISIKAKQAIDAYLSSFRDELQKKNPSEEHVFLSIRGKKLDRSCVWKRITFYAKLVTTKRISPHSLRHAFATHLLNNHADLRIIQEMLGHSRISSTEIYTHVASESLIEKFHTYHPRDI; via the coding sequence ATGACTCCCTCTGCCCTCTTTCACAAACGACTGATAGAACAATTTACGATCTTTCTCTCCGTGGATCACGGAATCTCCCCTCTTTCCGTACAAGCTTATTGCCAAGATGTTCTCTTATTTTTACAACGCGCCTCTATTGAGGCTACCGATAGAATCAACCAAGAGAGTGTCTTCCTATTTGTAGAAAAATGCCATAAAGCTAAAGAATCTGAAACGACTTTAGCTCGCAGACTGATCGCCCTAAAAGTCTTTTTCCATTTCCTAAAAGATGCGAAAATGCTCGATCAACAGCCCTTTATAGAACATCCGAAAATCTGGAAGAGACTCCCTTCTATCCTTTCCACAGAAGAAGTGAATTCTTTATTAGATCAACCTTTGAATATCCCTAATTTAGACACTCATATAGCAAGCAGAGACGCCGCTATTCTGTATACATTCTATGCAACAGGAATTCGTGTATCCGAACTATGTGATCTTTGTATCGGGGACATCAGTGATGATTTTATTCGCGTTACTGGTAAAGGAAGAAAGACTCGGCTCGTGCCCATCAGCATCAAAGCCAAACAAGCTATTGACGCTTACTTAAGCTCTTTCAGAGATGAATTACAAAAAAAAAATCCCTCTGAAGAACATGTATTTTTGTCTATCAGAGGGAAAAAACTCGATCGTTCCTGTGTATGGAAACGCATTACTTTTTATGCAAAATTAGTCACTACCAAACGCATTTCGCCGCATTCTCTGCGGCATGCGTTTGCAACGCACCTACTCAATAACCACGCGGATCTTCGTATTATTCAAGAAATGCTTGGGCATTCTCGCATTTCTTCCACGGAAATCTATACACACGTAGCCTCAGAGAGCCTAATCGAAAAATTCCACACCTACCATCCTAGAGATATCTAA
- a CDS encoding glycoside hydrolase family 95-like protein: protein MIKIAQSFKPYIMEPGAKIPIPGSTLYAQVFPSLWRIFSSSHELVNEGRVPIQGPLQRFAVFQNLNRGGVAVMTEQYKYYLSPNGCYTRSIADLPSASFYSGEYVSFGVHKHADLEKIRRRKDLKEILPFLFRHGALLQNQPNLSMEKTEVALLLDTLDAAIAEPNKERVFSLLERFVYAGLSKTLLPRLYDEEYQGIVSEDPRPGNEAVPFSLLRAAALSMRRIFIQESDGVVTLLPALPPEFPCGRWIGLYLENIGEISFEWSKKTIRRVILKAHVSRELAIISPGVHSSRFRVEEQGRIISCKIKNLLEKVEIKAGTTYLWDRFCK from the coding sequence ATGATCAAGATAGCACAAAGTTTCAAACCTTACATAATGGAACCCGGAGCTAAAATCCCTATTCCCGGTTCGACTTTGTATGCGCAAGTATTTCCATCTCTTTGGAGAATTTTTTCTTCTTCGCATGAGCTGGTAAATGAAGGTAGAGTTCCTATTCAAGGTCCCCTGCAGCGTTTCGCAGTATTTCAGAATTTGAATCGCGGAGGAGTCGCTGTAATGACTGAGCAGTATAAGTATTATCTTTCTCCAAACGGGTGTTATACGCGTTCTATAGCGGATTTGCCATCCGCTTCTTTTTATTCTGGAGAATATGTTTCTTTTGGAGTGCATAAACACGCCGATCTAGAAAAAATTAGAAGAAGAAAAGATCTTAAAGAGATCCTTCCTTTCCTATTCCGTCATGGAGCGTTGTTACAAAATCAGCCTAACCTATCCATGGAGAAGACCGAGGTTGCGCTTCTATTGGATACATTAGATGCAGCTATTGCAGAACCTAATAAAGAAAGAGTGTTTTCTTTATTAGAGAGATTCGTTTATGCAGGGTTATCTAAAACATTGCTCCCACGTTTGTATGATGAAGAGTATCAAGGCATAGTATCGGAAGATCCCAGACCAGGGAATGAGGCTGTTCCTTTTTCATTACTGAGAGCTGCAGCTCTCAGTATGCGGAGGATTTTTATTCAAGAGAGTGATGGGGTTGTTACCTTACTGCCTGCGCTTCCTCCAGAATTCCCTTGCGGTCGGTGGATTGGCCTGTATCTTGAGAATATTGGGGAGATTTCTTTCGAATGGTCTAAGAAAACCATTCGAAGAGTGATTTTAAAAGCTCACGTTTCTAGGGAGCTTGCGATCATTAGTCCAGGTGTGCATTCGTCTCGTTTCCGTGTCGAAGAACAAGGTAGAATTATCTCTTGTAAAATAAAAAATCTTTTAGAAAAAGTGGAGATAAAAGCCGGAACCACGTATCTATGGGACCGTTTTTGTAAATAA